A genome region from Mercenaria mercenaria strain notata chromosome 11, MADL_Memer_1, whole genome shotgun sequence includes the following:
- the LOC123531063 gene encoding LOW QUALITY PROTEIN: integrin beta-1-like (The sequence of the model RefSeq protein was modified relative to this genomic sequence to represent the inferred CDS: substituted 1 base at 1 genomic stop codon), giving the protein MDEKIRVCFILLWILGQLSWTQANKKICNQKLWCSDCITAHQDCAWCKNKDFIGARCSTKDDLIDNECNDEDIIFPNNTASFPQNKNLRDGSEHHDPIQLSPQHVKLTLRPGKTYSFDMKYRVAANLPIDMYFVMDFTITMKDRITELAGLTADLIDGLREMFTKNIHIGFGSFVDKPVQPFSITTAQHLANPCVLQKTQCEPTYGYIHRRRLNNDVNRFINTIRNANTSANFDPMEGGLDAVLQAAVCPDIVGWRNQSRRVXVYISDSGFHFAGDGKLAGIDKPNDCSCHMAPYKNSPEESIYTHSAILDYPSYGQLKKVLADNNINSFFVVEKTDKVLYKGLTDMIGGQSATETMDAEGANAIVSSITTFFKDLSEKVVITAEDLPEELDVIAETNCSHQRIKSTYNMRELPIKCSDLEIGKEVHINVSIVANECPKDGSRTKLFKFVPSGLQESLLLEVEFICDCECKKSEELDNEKCTQGNGTYECGVCKCKPGRSGEFCQCDNDDSSSDLSIQEANCRKNNDSESLCEDRGVCKCGQCICPKDYEGKYCECDNTKCIDPVSTSTEKCTNKEQGTCECGTCVCKNNYFGDFCQCPSNANCVSQKNGKVCSGNGVCSCGKCDCKTGYNGTVCEDCPRCDNCRKCGNDAQKSCVTCLDAHRKSDNASHTDCQEECSSLEVTMVARFQKAVQPCGTFDKDKCQINYIILCENDTIHLHLAKTKQCVSPPDPLLIALPVLGGIIGVGLLLLIIWKILTSFYDKIEYARFEHEIQNPKWSQTDNPIYKTPLTSNQNPVYKGTVDD; this is encoded by the exons ATGGATGAAAAAATACGTGTTTGTTTCATTCTACTTTGGATTTTAG GACAACTTTCTTGGACACAAGCAAACAAAAAGATCTGCAATCAGAAGTTATGGTGCAGCGACTGTATAACAGCGCATCAAGACTGCGCTTGGTGTAAAAATAAG GATTTTATAGGAGCAAGATGTAGCACTAAGGACGATCTCATTGACAATGAATGTAATGATGAGGACATCATCTTTCCTAACAATACAGCTTCATTTCCACAG aacaaaaatttaCGAGATGGGAGCGAGCATCATGACCCGATTCAACTGTCACCGCAGCACGTGAAACTAACTCTTAGACCAG GCAAGACGTATTCCTTTGACATGAAGTACCGTGTGGCTGCCAATCTAcctattgacatgtattttgtgatGGATTTCACAATCACAATGAAAGATCGAATCACAGAGCTAGCAGGTCTTACGGCGGATTTAA TTGATGGCCTGAGGGAAATGTTTACGAAGAATATTCACATCGGATTTGGTTCCTTTGTTGACAAACCCGTTCAGCCGTTCAGCATAACTACCGCTCAACA tTTGGCAAACCCATGTGTTTTACAGAAGACACAATGCGAACCTACCTACGGATACATTCACAGAAGAAGGCTAAATAACGACGTCAATAGATTTATT AACACTATAAGGAATGCCAACACATCTGCAAACTTTGATCCGATGGAAGGAGGGCTAGATGCCGTACTACAAGCTGCAGTGTGTCCG GACATCGTAGGATGGAGGAACCAGTCCAGACGGGTTTAAGTGTACATTTCAGACAGTGGATTTCATTTTGCGGGGGACGGAAAG cTGGCAGGGATAGACAAACCAAACGATTGTTCTTGTCACATGGCACCTTACAAAAACAGTCCGGAGGAATCTATCTACACACACTCTGCTATTCTT GACTATCCATCTTACGGACAATTGAAGAAGGTTCTAGCAGATAACAATATTAATTCATTCTTTGTTGTGGAAAAAACTGACAAAGTTTTGTACAAAGGGCTGACAGATATGATAGGGGGTCAGTCTGCCACAGAGACCATGGACGCCGAGGGAGCTAACGCCATTGTCAGCAGTATAACGACTTTCTttaaa GATCTGAGTGAGAAGGTAGTCATTACTGCTGAGGATCTCCCTGAAGAACTTGATGTAATTGCCGAGACAAACTGCAGTCACCA ACGCATAAAAAGTACATACAACATGAGAGAACTACCGATAAAGTGCAGCGATCTGGAAATTGGAAAGGAG GTTCATATCAACGTGTCTATAGTGGCGAACGAATGCCCTAAGGATGGAAGCAGGACAAAGCTATTCAAATTTGTACCATCAGGACTTCAGGAATCACTGCTGTTAGAAGTGGAATTTATCTGTGATTGTGAATGCAAGAAGTCAGAG GAACTGGATAATGAGAAGTGTACACAGGGTAACGGTACTTACGAATGCGGAGTGTGTAAGTGCAAACCAGGTAGGAGCGGCGAGTTTTGTCAATGTGATAATGACGATTCTTCCTCTGATCTCAGTATTCAGGAAGCGAACTGCAGAAA AAACAACGATAGTGAATCGTTGTGTGAAGACCGTGGCGTGTGCAAATGTGGCCAGTGCATCTGCCCTAAAGATTACGAAGGGAAGTACTGTGAATGTGACAATACGAAATGTATTGATCCAGTCAGTACTAGTACCGAAAAATGCACAA ATAAGGAGCAGGGTACTTGTGAATGCGGAACGTGCGTTTGTAAGAATAACTACTTTGGTGATTTTTGCCAGTGCCCGTCAAATGCTAACTGTGTCTCACAAAAAAATGGA AAAGTATGCAGTGGCAATGGAGTGTGTTCATGTGGTAAATGTGACTGCAAAACTGGGTACAATGGAACAGTCTGTGAGGATTGTCCG CGGTGCGACAACTGCCGGAAGTGTGGAAACGATGCGCAAAAGAGTTGCGTAACATGTCTCGATGCGCACAGGAAAAGTGATAACGCTTCACACACGGACTGTCAAGAGGAATGTTCGAGTCTGGAAGTAACCATGGTCGCAAGATTTCAGAAAG CTGTACAGCCTTGTGGAACATTTGACAAAGATAAGTGTCAAATCAACTACATCATACTTTGTGAGAACGACACCATTCATCTGCATCTTGCCAAAACAAAGC AATGTGTGAGCCCACCAGATCCTCTCCTGATAGCCTTGCCAGTACTGGGAGGTATCATTGGTGTTGGACTTCTACTCCTGATCATCTGGAAGATTCTTACTTCCTTCTACGACAAGATTGAATACGCTAGATTTGAACACGAGATACAGAATCCGAAATGGAGTCAG ACCGACAATCCAATTTACAAGACGCCGCTGACGTCCAATCAGAATCCAGTCTACAAAGGAACGGTCGATGATTAG